One Faecalicatena sp. Marseille-Q4148 DNA window includes the following coding sequences:
- the dcm gene encoding DNA (cytosine-5-)-methyltransferase codes for MKKTVCELFAGVGGFRCGLNNIRTAEDYGKEEKWDTVWFSQWEPAEKSTQYAHDCYVYRFGTRLDKNGEDTTNYNIEDVDKTTLPDFNLLVGGFPCQDYSVASSLATSKGLEGKKGILWWSIRETLEAKKPPFVLLENVDRLLKSPAKQRGRDFGVILACFRDEGYTVEWRVINAAEYGYQQRRRRTFIFAYKNDTKYADRILKEIQYTEKLEEDKKIECMEKAVLEDGFFAKTFSVNRAENAKMKVKEFPAEVGEVSDTFQCVFENSGIMKEGVIYTIKTVPNYHGKQITLGDVMETGEVEEQYFIPEEKLYYTDSSVTHSDETEQRLPKEDRQTWQYLKGAKKLLRTSSTGHEYVFSEGAISMIDQEDKPARTMLTSEGGFSRTTHIVKDKMTGRVRLLTATEAERIQGFPTDHTKYCLVNNETVEMPLRKRRFMMGNALVVNLVEDMEKTLDQIFENE; via the coding sequence GTGAAGAAAACAGTTTGCGAATTGTTTGCCGGAGTAGGTGGCTTTAGATGTGGACTTAATAATATAAGAACAGCGGAAGATTATGGTAAAGAAGAAAAATGGGATACAGTTTGGTTTAGTCAGTGGGAGCCGGCAGAGAAAAGTACACAGTACGCACATGACTGTTATGTATATCGATTTGGAACAAGATTAGATAAAAATGGTGAAGATACTACGAACTACAATATTGAAGATGTGGATAAAACAACACTTCCAGACTTCAATTTGTTGGTCGGAGGATTTCCGTGTCAGGATTATTCAGTAGCATCGTCGTTGGCTACGTCTAAAGGACTTGAAGGGAAAAAAGGAATTCTGTGGTGGTCGATACGTGAAACATTGGAAGCAAAGAAACCACCATTTGTATTATTAGAAAATGTAGACAGATTATTGAAATCCCCAGCTAAACAAAGAGGTAGAGATTTTGGTGTGATTCTTGCATGTTTTAGAGATGAAGGTTATACCGTAGAATGGCGAGTGATTAACGCTGCGGAATATGGATATCAGCAGAGAAGACGCCGAACATTTATTTTTGCTTATAAAAATGATACAAAATATGCGGATAGAATTTTGAAAGAAATTCAGTATACTGAGAAATTGGAAGAAGATAAAAAAATAGAATGTATGGAAAAGGCAGTTCTGGAAGATGGATTTTTCGCAAAAACATTTTCTGTAAATAGAGCGGAAAATGCTAAGATGAAAGTTAAGGAATTTCCAGCAGAAGTGGGAGAAGTATCAGATACATTTCAATGTGTATTTGAAAATTCTGGAATAATGAAGGAAGGAGTAATCTATACAATAAAAACTGTACCGAATTATCATGGAAAACAAATAACATTAGGAGATGTTATGGAGACTGGAGAAGTCGAAGAGCAGTACTTCATTCCAGAAGAAAAATTATATTATACAGATTCGTCTGTGACACATAGTGATGAAACAGAGCAACGTCTTCCAAAAGAAGATAGGCAGACTTGGCAGTATCTGAAAGGTGCAAAAAAATTGTTGCGTACAAGTTCTACTGGTCATGAATATGTATTCTCTGAGGGTGCAATTTCTATGATTGATCAAGAGGACAAACCAGCACGTACAATGCTCACATCAGAAGGTGGATTTAGTAGAACTACGCATATTGTGAAAGACAAGATGACTGGAAGAGTAAGATTGCTTACAGCTACAGAAGCAGAACGTATTCAGGGATTCCCTACTGATCATACGAAATATTGCCTGGTTAATAATGAAACAGTGGAAATGCCACTAAGAAAACGTAGATTTATGATGGGAAATGCGTTGGTGGTTAATTTGGTTGAGGATATGGAGAAGACGTTGGATCAGATATTTGAGAATGAATAA
- a CDS encoding DUF262 domain-containing protein has product MAFEAKDETVGELLNKVVFSVPRNQRRYVWEKDNWDELLEDILFSCRSGKKAHFLGSIVLKDEGKKEGIARYTIIDGQQRITTITLILIAIMKLFVERKMQDEFLGTIDYVMTTNNRNQKMPILTSDYHLSLEKITNRIVELNSNENITIDALVNSCILSPAKDKKIGEAIKFFYKSIHDELEKEKDNANEKLLEIRDAIIEMVLVSIISSTEEDSYTIFEILNARGQELEQYELLKNYIMRYIEPVENRDSAKEKWEEMERELGAYIKKFINQYVWHKYGIIDGMSTYRIIQKKTKGTNVNNLLDDILVKAKYYCKFIKPTIGDDGNCLDYEFRIYSFFKSKRQEQFRPLLLSLLHQRELGKLSESLYKQTLEYLYNFFVCYTIIGKEKSNNLRDTIIEYACTLESDYSDEKLLEFGGILKKKIPSYEWFEMSFNNLGWSNHTEIFRNSKDKERVKLTLEIIEKFVSQRFGITEFTIEHILPDSQGEANAHIGNMIPLESRLNGLCKDKKLEEKYDLYEQSNFSTARGIKQRYAGKEFNPSQRTKYLAKLVYNNILELEQIGNQGKKKKQ; this is encoded by the coding sequence ATGGCATTTGAGGCAAAAGATGAAACGGTTGGAGAATTATTAAATAAAGTTGTTTTTTCGGTTCCAAGAAATCAGAGAAGATATGTATGGGAGAAGGATAATTGGGATGAGCTGTTAGAGGATATACTTTTCTCATGCAGGTCTGGAAAAAAAGCACATTTTTTAGGGAGCATTGTTTTAAAGGATGAAGGCAAAAAAGAAGGTATAGCTAGATATACTATTATTGACGGACAACAAAGGATAACAACAATTACGTTAATATTGATAGCAATAATGAAATTATTTGTTGAGAGAAAAATGCAGGACGAATTTTTGGGAACCATTGATTATGTGATGACCACGAACAACAGAAACCAAAAAATGCCGATATTAACTTCGGATTATCATTTGTCTTTAGAAAAAATTACAAATAGAATAGTAGAGCTTAACAGCAATGAAAATATAACAATAGATGCATTAGTGAATTCATGCATATTATCACCAGCTAAAGATAAGAAAATTGGAGAAGCGATTAAATTTTTCTATAAATCAATTCATGATGAATTAGAAAAAGAAAAAGATAATGCGAATGAAAAACTTTTAGAAATAAGAGACGCAATTATTGAAATGGTTTTGGTTAGTATTATTTCGTCAACAGAAGAAGATTCTTACACTATTTTTGAAATATTGAATGCGAGAGGACAAGAACTGGAACAGTATGAGTTGTTAAAGAATTATATAATGAGATATATTGAACCAGTAGAAAATAGAGATTCCGCAAAAGAAAAATGGGAAGAGATGGAACGAGAGTTAGGCGCGTACATAAAGAAATTTATAAATCAGTATGTGTGGCATAAATATGGCATTATTGATGGAATGTCAACATATCGCATAATACAGAAAAAAACTAAGGGAACAAATGTCAATAATCTGTTGGATGACATATTAGTAAAGGCAAAGTATTATTGTAAGTTTATAAAACCAACAATAGGGGATGATGGGAATTGTCTAGATTATGAATTTAGAATATATTCTTTCTTTAAAAGCAAGAGACAAGAGCAATTCAGACCATTGTTATTAAGCTTGTTACATCAAAGGGAATTAGGAAAATTAAGTGAATCTTTGTATAAACAGACTTTGGAATATTTATATAATTTCTTTGTATGCTATACTATTATTGGAAAGGAAAAATCTAATAATTTGCGTGATACAATAATTGAATATGCTTGTACACTTGAAAGTGACTACTCAGATGAAAAGTTATTAGAGTTTGGTGGAATATTGAAGAAAAAAATACCAAGCTATGAATGGTTTGAAATGTCGTTTAACAATTTGGGCTGGTCCAATCATACAGAAATTTTTAGAAATTCCAAAGATAAGGAAAGAGTAAAGTTAACATTGGAAATCATAGAGAAATTTGTCTCGCAAAGATTTGGTATTACTGAATTTACAATAGAACATATTTTGCCGGATTCACAAGGAGAGGCTAACGCTCATATAGGTAATATGATACCACTAGAAAGCAGATTAAATGGATTATGTAAAGACAAAAAGTTGGAAGAAAAATATGATTTGTACGAGCAATCGAATTTTAGTACAGCAAGAGGGATAAAACAGCGTTATGCTGGAAAAGAATTTAATCCTTCGCAAAGAACAAAATATTTGGCGAAATTAGTTTATAATAATATATTGGAATTAGAACAAATAGGTAATCAGGGCAAAAAGAAAAAACAGTGA